The genomic segment ATGGCCGTGCTCCGGGAGATACGCGACCGGCACCCGGAAATCCCCGTGATTATGATGTCCACCGCGTCCGATTTGGATCGACTCAGGGCGGCGATCACGCTCGGCGCGGGCGAGTATCTGGTCAAACCGTTCGACCAGGACCTCTTCGCCAAGAAATGCCGACGGATCTTCCTGGGCCATGACGACCCGGCCTGAGGCGGACGCACGGTCCTGCGTCGGACCGGTGCCCCGCCGTTCTTCGGTTTCTCCCGCTGCGATCCCCGACGGCCTCCCCTTCACCTCAGCCCGCCGCTGCCGCGCAATCCGTCGCGCCTGCATTGGAAACCGGGTTGCATAAACCGCCCGGATGGACGACACTTAACAACGACACAGCGGGTTACGTATGGCGGACTTCCATCAAAACGGCGTCGTCACCGTGCTCCACCGGCTGGGGCGGCCGAACATCGAGCAACTCGAAATCGAGCTCGAACGCCACGCCTCGGAGAATCCGATCGCGCTCGTGCTGCCTTCGCTCTACGCGGAGCTCGAGCGGCCGGCGTTGAAAGGCATCGTGGACACGCTGAAACACGTCCGGTACCTGAACGAGATCGTGATCTCGCTCGACCGGGCCTCCGCGCTGGAGTTCCGCCTGGCGAAGCAGTATTTCTCCGCGCTCCCCCAACGCGTGCGGATCATCTGGAACGACGGCGCGCGTATCCAGGAGATCCTCAAACTGCTGGTCTCCCACGAGATCGACATCGGCCTGCAGGGCAAAGGGCGCGGCTGTTGGACCGCCTTCGGATACGTGTTGGCCCGGAGGCAGAGCAAGGTGATCGCGCTGCACGACTGCGACATCCTCAGCTACAACCGGGAATATCTCGCCCGGCTCTGTTACCCGATCGCCAACCCCAACCTCGGTTACGAATTCTGCAAGGGCTACTACGCCCGGGTGACCGACCGGCTTCACGGCCGCGTGACCCGCCTCTTTATCACGCCGCTCTTGCGGAGCCTCCAGCAGCTTGTGGGTCCCCAGCCGC from the Nitrospirota bacterium genome contains:
- a CDS encoding glycosyl transferase, translated to MADFHQNGVVTVLHRLGRPNIEQLEIELERHASENPIALVLPSLYAELERPALKGIVDTLKHVRYLNEIVISLDRASALEFRLAKQYFSALPQRVRIIWNDGARIQEILKLLVSHEIDIGLQGKGRGCWTAFGYVLARRQSKVIALHDCDILSYNREYLARLCYPIANPNLGYEFCKGYYARVTDRLHGRVTRLFITPLLRSLQQLVGPQPLLTFLDSFRYPLAGEFAMVRDLAWINRIPGDWGLEIGVLAEVHRNCALRRICQVDIADEYEHKHQPLSANNPEGGLLKMCVDITKALFRNLASDGVVLSDSTLKTLRATYLQAAQEAISRYENDAAINSLKFDRHEERTAVEVFLKGIKLATDRFLEDPLGVPMISNWSRVTAAVPDIFGRLIEAVEEDHDWEPSGEHKSRRSAKSMKEEL